A single region of the Pyricularia oryzae 70-15 chromosome 4, whole genome shotgun sequence genome encodes:
- a CDS encoding RuvB-like helicase 2 produces the protein MAAPVMTVSETKELRGLSLIAAHSHIRGLGVDADTLEPRAASQGLVGQAKARKAAAVVLEMIKQGKIAGRAVLIAGPPSTGKTAIAMGMAQSLGSDVPFTTLASSEIFSLEMSKTEALTQAFRKSIGVRIKEESEIMEGEVVEIQIDRSVTGGAKQGKLTIKTTDMEAIYDMGSKMIDAMTKERVMAGDIISIDKSSGKITKLGRSYARSRDYDAMGVDTKFLQCPDGELQKRKEVVHTVTLHEIDVINSRTQGFLALFSGDTGEIRSEIRDQINTKVAEWKEEGKADIVPGVLFIDEVHMLDIECFSYINRALEAELAPIVIMASNRGLSRIRGTDYRSPHGLPLDFLDRTQIIATQPYSSEDINKILGIRATEEEVELTPDALALLTKIGQEAGLRYASNLITTSQLICAKRRAKQVSVDDVQRSFKLFYDPARSIKFVGESEKRLIGNDGVVDFSVANGHGEQMDTT, from the exons ATGGCAGCT CCCGTAATGACGGTCTCCGAGACCAAGGAGCTCCGGGGGCTCAGCCTAATCGCAGCTCATTCCCACATCCGAGGCCTAGGTGTCGATGCCGATACTCTGGAGCCGCGAGCTGCATCACAAGGCCTCGTAGGCCAGGCCAAAGCGCgcaaggccgccgccgtcgtgctTGAGATGATCAAGCAGGGCAAGATCGCCGGACGCGCCGTCCTTATTGCCGGCCCACCGAGCACGGGCAAGACTGCCATCGCCATGGGAATGGCCCAATCTCTAGGCTCCGACGTACCCTTCACAACACTCGCCTCCTCCGAGATCTTCTCGCTCGAGATGTCCAAGACCGAGGCCCTGACGCAGGCTTTCCGCAAGTCTATTGGTGTGCGCATCAAAGAGGAGAGCGAGATAATGGAGGGCGAAGTTGTGGAAATTCAGATCGACAGGAGTGTCACAGGAGGTGCCAAACAGGGGAAACTCACCATCAAGACAACAGACATGGAAGCCATTTACGACATGGGCAGCAAGATGATTGATGCCATGACCAAGGAGCGCGTCATGGCGGGCGACATCATCTCAATCGACAAGTCATCTGGCAAGATCACCAAGCTTGGTCGCTCATACGCCAGGTCACGGGACTACGATGCCATGGGCGTTGATACTAAATTCTTGCAGTGCCCAGATGGTGAGCTGCAGAAGCGGAAGGAGGTTGTTCACACTGTTACCCTGCACGAAATTGATGTGATAAACTCAAGGACACAAGGATTCCTCGCGCTGTTCTCGGGCGACACGGGCGAAATCAGGAGTGAGATTCGGGACCAGATCAATACCAAAGTCGCCGAGTGGAAGGAAGAGGGCAAGGCCGATATTGTTCCTGGTGTCCTTTTCATCGACGAGGTGCACATGCTCGACATTGAGTGTTTTTCGTACATCAACCGTGCGCTCGAGGCTGAGCTGGCCCCCATTGTGATCATGGCGAGCAACAGGGGTCTGTCACGCATCCGAGGTACCGACTACAGGAGCCCGCATGGCCTGCCCCTCGACTTCTTGGACCGCACGCAGATCATCGCAACGCAGCCATACTCGTCGGAGGATATCAACAAGATTTTGGGCATCAGGGCTACGGAAGAGGAGGTTGAGCTGACCCCGGACGCGCTCGCCCTGCTGACCAAGATCGGCCAGGAAGCCGGCCTGAGGTACGCGAGCAACCTGATCACTACGTCACAGCTCATATGTGCCAAGCGACGGGCGAAGCAGGTCAGCGTTGATGATGTTCAGCGGAGTTTTAAGCTGTTCTACGACCCGGCCAGGAGCATCAAGTTCGTGGGAGAGTCGGAGAAGCGGCTAATCGGAAACGATGGTGTTGTTGACTTTTCCGTGGCCAATGGACACGGCGAGCAAATGGACACCACGTAG